Within the Anguilla rostrata isolate EN2019 chromosome 6, ASM1855537v3, whole genome shotgun sequence genome, the region TGCACGTCACACTTCACAtcaatattattttatctttgaaACACTGAGACCAGAAACTATCACAGCATAAGAATGGTATAACAATTTCTGCAGTTGTCGGATCAATCAGAAtccaaaaaagttaatttaaatcAGACCTACTGAAATCTTCTGTCTAAACTAGTAACTGGACCCTTTTGGCTGTCCCGTTAGAATTCTAGCAATTTTACCTTACCTGTGTATTACATAATATTAActgacaaacaacaacaaaagactgctactactactactaatggaaaagaaaagaaagtcaAACAATTGCTGCATTTCACATGAagctataataataaaaacgtCTGTCCTTTTACGTGGAGCATATCCCCGTGGGTCACCAACTGGTCACCAAGGAATGTATGGTTAAAAGGCTACAACTCATTGTAGCAAGGAACTGAACTCAAAGAGAACGtttactgccatctagtggtcatTATTGatcaggcatcccattttgtgaATCTCACGCTAAGTTTCACATGTTGTCTACGCTGTGTCAGTCGTTCGCGGGCCATTTGAACAACTCAATAATGATTGCGGCCCACTATACGTCGACCACTTATTAATCGAGTTAATCACAATGAGATTTGTGTTTTCCTTCCGTTTCATTTCCCGATTCTGGAGTCTCGCTTGTTAACCCCTTATCTGATTCTTTCCTTTGATGGCTCCCTAATTCCAGCCACCGATTTTGCTATTAACAAGAAGGTCATAATGTAAGCAAGCGTGGTCGCGTCTGGGAGCAGGTGCATGTCCGAGTGCTTACGTTTTGTACTGTCTTTCATGAGTCATGAGAAATCTttctaaatatttacacagtattccacaaaaaatattttaaaacatcctGGGACGGTTGTTTTAAAGTATTCCAcgagaaacattaaaaaatatcctGGGATGGCCCACGTGCGACAGCCTACCCACAGGGCCCACAGTTGGCTTTGTCTACAGCTACCCTAGCGTATCGTAGTATACCAATTCCAAAATCATGTCTCAGAACTTTAGACATGCTTATTCATATTGACTGTTTCGACCTGGAATGGCTGTAGACTGTTCCCTGTGTTCCTCACCATGCGATTGGAAAGGCCCGGGGTCGAATGCAGGCCTATCTATAGCTGTGGTggccttttttcattaaattgaaATCATTATCTCTCCCTTAGAAGTTAGTGTaaggagtgtggcacagtgggtaaggaactgcgcttgtaaccaaaaggtcgcaggttcgattcccgggcaaggacactgccgttgtacccttgagcaaggtacttacctgCATTGCTCATtaatatcctgctgtataaatggatacaatgtaaagtgctatgtaaaaagttgtgtaagtcgctctggataagagcgtctgctaaatgcctgtaatgtaaatgtaatgtaatgtaatgaacagttTAAATATAACCGTCagcataaaaatacaattgGAAAAGTAATTACCCACTTAAACCTATAATAACTAGTTTCACCACCTTTAGTAGTAAAAACTGGACCCAAAAGCATCTTAtgatttgatatcagtctttcttATCgttgtggaggaattttagcccactcttctttgcagaacttcTTTAAATCTTCACAGAAGTGTGTAAAGTATTTCCGCGTCCCTTTGAGGAACGTATACaatgtgttaaaaatattttccttcgCTCTCACTGAGTTTTTTCTATGAATCGCTCATTCGTATGGCCTTTATTTTGAAAACGCTCTACCTTTGGAACCCGGAAGTAAAACCATTTCTCCACAGAGGTTGAAGAGTGGCGTGTTTGAGACAAAACGAGCACCTGCCGAGCAACAATTGTCGCATATCAGTATTATGCCCAACTACCTAGAAATAAACTAATACACTGAATGTTACTGGCGATTTAAGCACGTTCATTATGGGAGATGCCAACATAGATTACAACATCGTATTTCCAGAGTCGTTCGTTACGGGTAAGATCATTTTgctttctagctagctagtgttaCATCATCAAGTgatactttttatatttatcaaaTACTAGCTAGGTAGGAAGTAATCTATTGTCTGATTTAGCTGTGTATGTTTAATTTGCGTTTTCTCAACTGGTTAAGTGATCAAAATGATCCGAAAAGGGAAACAAATGTTGCTTTCCAGTTATCTCCAACAACAGTTAGATAACAGATACCATTGTTTCTCTTAAGTCAATAATGAATGCAATGAAAAAAGTCTAAGTAAACTTTGCACTTCGTCCAGTTTCCTGTATTGTGTTACCACTGTCAACCTTGTGTTTACAGAGAGACACTGGCAAGGATCAAAGGAGCCAGTGGTCGTACTGCTGGGCTGGGGTGGCTGCAAAGACAAACATCTGACAAAGTACAGCTCAATTTACAATGAAAGGGTCAGTATAAGCCTCTTTTTTTGAGGCAAATCAATTGTTACCAAAGTGTAACTTCCTAACCCCACTTCTGTCTTGACCCCCACAGGGTTGCATTACAGTTCGCTACACAGCTCCCTTGaagactgtttttatttcagaggCATTTGGCTACAAAGAGTTGAACACCATTGCCCTCAGACTGCTGGAACTTCTGTACGATTACGAGGTGGAGAACAACCCCGTTTTCTTCCACGTTTTCAGCAACGGGGGCTTCATGCTGTACCGGTACATGGCTGAGCTCCTGCAGAGCCATAGCCGCTTCAGCACCCTCAGGGTGGTGGGGGCCGTGGTAGACAGCGCCCCTGGAAGCCAAAACGTGAGGGGGGCCTTGCGCGCCATCACGGCCGCGCTGGGACCCAACACCAACGCGGTGGTGCTCTACTGCCTCCTGGGGCTCTTC harbors:
- the tmem53 gene encoding transmembrane protein 53 encodes the protein MGDANIDYNIVFPESFVTERHWQGSKEPVVVLLGWGGCKDKHLTKYSSIYNERGCITVRYTAPLKTVFISEAFGYKELNTIALRLLELLYDYEVENNPVFFHVFSNGGFMLYRYMAELLQSHSRFSTLRVVGAVVDSAPGSQNVRGALRAITAALGPNTNAVVLYCLLGLFGFAVFLLRVVLYSVTKYIHKNHYDAMRDCPPAWPQLYLYSRADRVIRHGDVEQMVKVVRGKGAGADSFDFGTSAHVSHFRDFPEEYSSRCLAFLTRCAQTSAGAQKKQRVSVAN